TACATCATGAAAAACCCCTTTTTCTATACCACAAAAGAGACGTATTACGCCAATGATTTCGACGTACGGCTGTGCGGCTTTCATGGCCGATAATCATATTCGTCCGCTTCTTTTGTGAGAAGCTCCGGTGAGAAGAAGACGAGCTTTTATGCGTACAAGCCGGTTTGCGATTACACAAAGAAAGGAGATTGCAAATCCGTCACTCTCGTACGAAGCCGCGCGCACAGGCGAACCGGGATATCAACTGCGAGATAACGATCAGTGGACCAAAGAATCTGTATCGATGGCTCAGGCAGGTCTTTTGACAACGTAGACACGCCGTGGTCCACGCTCCTCCGTCCGGATCGTCTTTAAAAGCTTCATGCCGATCTTTTCCAAAGTGCGCAAAGACGCTCTGTTTTGCGGGTGGACGAGCGCAAGCAGACGATGTACGCTCAGGGTTTCAAACCCGTAGACGATTTGAGCCCTGCCGATTTCCGTGGCATAGCCCTTTCGCCGCGCATCCTCAATCAGGGCGAAACCCAGTTCAAAATCGTCCTCATAGAGATACCGGCACGGTAAGAGTCCCGCGAAACCGACAAAGCGCTCAGGCTTTTTCTCGCACAGCACGCCGAGTCCATAGGATAGCCTCCCAAAGGTGAAATGCTCCCTGATAAAACGTCCCGCCTCTTCTGCCGACATGGGGGTGCCTCCGAAAAGCCACTGCATGGTCGTCGGCCTGGCGAACATCTGAGCGAGCAGCGGCACGTCAGAATCGGTAAGCTCCCTCACGATAAGGCGTTCGGCCTCTATAGTATACATCTTTGACCCTCGCCGTATTGTATCGGGTTTTCCGATTCACTTCAAGGCATCCAATGCGATCGAGGCAGTAACGCACGAAATCTGCGCAAACGCGTATTCGGGGTTTACGGCGGCGGCATGCAGCACATGGCCCGGCAAGAAAACCCGCAATGGCATGTTGATTTTCCTCCGTAAGCTGCGCTGTGCGCTGCGAGGCATTGTACGGTTCAGATGCAATATCCGCGGACTATAGCAGGGTAGCTCGTGGCCGCGGGTGGAGTAGGCCACCATACAAACAAAGCGTTTCAGATTCGCAAGATTCGTGCTCGTAACAGACTGACCCGATGCCCTTTTTTTACCGGACTTGACTTTACAGGCGCAAACCATTAATGTAGTGGCTGGTCAAAGAACTCTTGAAA
This genomic window from Syntrophorhabdaceae bacterium contains:
- a CDS encoding GNAT family N-acetyltransferase, whose protein sequence is MYTIEAERLIVRELTDSDVPLLAQMFARPTTMQWLFGGTPMSAEEAGRFIREHFTFGRLSYGLGVLCEKKPERFVGFAGLLPCRYLYEDDFELGFALIEDARRKGYATEIGRAQIVYGFETLSVHRLLALVHPQNRASLRTLEKIGMKLLKTIRTEERGPRRVYVVKRPA